Proteins encoded within one genomic window of Companilactobacillus zhachilii:
- a CDS encoding glycoside hydrolase family 73 protein, producing the protein MNKKWVASTALASFLAAVGVSSNASPVKAAVSTDDGNQDDDQDQKTASTKDPNVASVMDQQGAPISESAADAIEANENNHEANSVLPANAVKSITQASATSGVTKAQQDAFLKNIGPIAQQAASKYNVYASVMMAQAIVESGWGTSTLSSQSNNYFGVKGDYNGSYVSMPTYEWSADKGYYTIYANFRKYPSPYESFADNGSLLRNGISGAPKFYSGTWKENASSYKDATAWLQGRYATSPIYASTLNRIIETYNLTQYDSEASTGGTSDNSVSGTQTAMDDTATVTNKNLAKIYINANPNQIAANRALSYNTDWHVSSKVVAADGTVYYQVASNEYVRASDVQLASEKSNPQVKIADTAIIVNSNGSTVYSAANKKAATSRVLPYQSAWITTAYVVDDDGNTFYFVGNNAYVLATDVSLKSQLANDEYKDDQIVSYPDIVHVTATPSARAYDDKHNVLAVSLANGTDWKIDKKSTHSDGSVWYRVATNQWVNSNDVQVKGSNYVTSVSGMVKINYIPGYGVNVYNSPAANNKFTGTRLADGTTWRVTSKQIVDGQTWYKVNAGWVNGTYCIYSAD; encoded by the coding sequence ATGAATAAAAAATGGGTTGCCTCTACTGCTCTAGCAAGTTTTCTAGCAGCAGTTGGTGTATCTTCAAATGCTTCTCCAGTAAAAGCCGCAGTTTCAACTGATGATGGAAATCAGGATGATGATCAAGATCAAAAAACTGCTTCTACTAAGGATCCAAATGTTGCCAGTGTAATGGATCAACAGGGTGCTCCAATTAGTGAGAGTGCTGCTGATGCCATCGAGGCTAATGAAAATAATCATGAGGCCAATAGTGTATTGCCTGCTAATGCTGTGAAGTCAATCACGCAGGCATCTGCCACTAGTGGTGTAACTAAAGCGCAACAAGATGCTTTTCTTAAAAATATTGGACCTATTGCTCAACAAGCTGCTTCAAAATACAATGTTTATGCTTCAGTCATGATGGCACAAGCGATTGTTGAAAGTGGCTGGGGAACATCTACTTTGTCCTCGCAATCCAATAATTATTTTGGCGTTAAGGGTGATTACAATGGCTCATATGTCAGTATGCCAACTTATGAATGGAGTGCTGATAAGGGTTATTACACTATTTATGCCAACTTTAGAAAGTATCCTAGTCCTTATGAATCTTTTGCAGATAATGGATCGTTATTAAGAAATGGTATTTCTGGTGCGCCTAAGTTTTATAGTGGTACTTGGAAAGAAAATGCTTCTTCATACAAAGATGCAACAGCTTGGCTACAAGGCAGATATGCCACCAGCCCAATTTATGCATCAACTTTAAATAGAATAATCGAGACGTATAATTTGACACAATATGATAGTGAAGCTAGTACTGGAGGTACTAGTGATAATTCAGTCAGTGGTACACAAACAGCAATGGATGATACCGCTACTGTAACAAATAAAAATTTAGCCAAGATTTACATCAATGCTAATCCAAATCAAATCGCTGCTAACCGTGCTTTGTCGTACAATACTGACTGGCATGTTTCTTCAAAAGTCGTTGCTGCTGATGGGACAGTTTACTATCAAGTAGCTTCCAATGAATATGTGAGAGCAAGCGATGTTCAATTAGCATCCGAAAAATCGAATCCACAAGTTAAGATTGCTGATACGGCAATTATTGTTAATAGTAATGGTTCGACTGTTTATAGTGCTGCCAATAAAAAGGCCGCTACAAGTCGAGTTTTACCATATCAGTCAGCTTGGATCACAACCGCATATGTTGTTGACGATGACGGTAATACTTTCTATTTTGTTGGGAATAACGCCTATGTTTTAGCAACCGATGTTAGCTTGAAGTCACAGTTAGCTAATGACGAATATAAAGACGATCAAATCGTTTCCTATCCAGATATCGTCCATGTGACAGCCACACCAAGTGCCAGAGCTTACGATGATAAACATAATGTTTTAGCCGTTAGTTTGGCAAATGGGACTGATTGGAAGATTGATAAAAAATCAACTCATTCAGATGGCTCAGTTTGGTATCGTGTCGCAACTAATCAGTGGGTCAATTCTAATGACGTGCAAGTTAAAGGTTCAAACTATGTAACTTCCGTTTCAGGAATGGTTAAAATCAACTATATTCCGGGATATGGAGTTAATGTTTATAACAGTCCCGCAGCTAATAATAAATTTACCGGTACTCGTTTAGCTGATGGAACAACTTGGCGAGTAACTTCAAAGCAAATCGTTGACGGTCAAACTTGGTATAAAGTAAATGCCGGTTGGGTCAACGGAACTTATTGTATTTATAGTGCAGACTAG
- a CDS encoding sigma-70 family RNA polymerase sigma factor: protein MTDLELGFQHALQNQKLIHGVLKRVHIFVTRVDYEDYFQEAMILYAQTYVKYRQNEDDLSKFNRYVFQKLTWRLTDMLRQEKRYHDIHSLEEFDFQRVPETLIIADLSFVNIDELSKIEKVILQEHFIEGQSLVILSERYNHTSRGLRYCRNRLLQKLRHMSVR, encoded by the coding sequence ATGACTGATCTGGAATTAGGTTTTCAACATGCGTTACAAAATCAAAAATTAATTCATGGTGTTTTAAAACGAGTCCATATATTTGTCACTCGTGTTGACTATGAAGATTACTTTCAAGAAGCGATGATTCTTTATGCGCAAACCTATGTTAAATATCGTCAAAATGAAGACGATTTGTCCAAATTTAACCGTTACGTTTTCCAAAAGTTGACGTGGCGTTTGACCGATATGTTACGTCAAGAAAAACGATATCATGACATACACAGCTTGGAGGAATTTGATTTCCAGCGTGTTCCTGAAACGTTGATAATAGCTGATTTAAGCTTTGTTAATATTGACGAACTGTCAAAAATTGAAAAAGTTATATTGCAAGAGCATTTCATTGAAGGACAATCTCTGGTAATATTGTCGGAGCGTTATAACCATACATCTAGAGGGTTGAGATACTGCCGGAATAGGCTTTTACAAAAATTGCGACATATGAGCGTTCGTTGA
- a CDS encoding N-acetylmuramoyl-L-alanine amidase family protein: MKKLVIIYNVKEINGGKEIFIMVSKKIITTMATSVALASIGFTTIGQVAPQFGAHVQTAQAATSAINDYINNNNIQPVSITNQEGTFSVWQGYENGVGKPEGVVIHETATPGASAQNEADYFNRDWKRIYTYVHAFVDNNQILNIKNTDYLTWGAGPTANAKFINVELCQVTSTDAFARSVANQAYYTASKLVQYNLPFTPGVTVMSHNDVSNKWHETNHTDPVGYFAKWGYSMNQFYDLVGKYYNQLKGNTNSGSDNANAGDSSVGNKSVIRVNNTNGSYVPLVAFQNDGSVKNITNRALANNTPWQTDQVKEYNGVQYRRVATNEWVDNSFVTGNK, from the coding sequence GTGAAAAAACTTGTTATAATTTATAACGTTAAGGAAATTAACGGTGGGAAGGAAATATTTATTATGGTATCTAAGAAAATTATTACTACTATGGCAACTTCAGTTGCTTTAGCAAGTATCGGATTTACAACAATTGGACAAGTGGCTCCTCAATTTGGTGCCCACGTTCAAACAGCGCAAGCTGCAACTTCAGCGATCAACGATTACATTAATAATAACAACATTCAACCAGTTTCAATTACAAACCAAGAAGGTACATTTAGTGTCTGGCAAGGTTACGAAAATGGTGTCGGTAAGCCAGAAGGTGTTGTTATTCACGAAACAGCTACACCGGGTGCTTCTGCTCAAAATGAAGCAGATTATTTTAATCGCGATTGGAAGAGAATTTATACTTATGTTCATGCATTCGTTGACAACAACCAAATCTTGAATATTAAGAATACTGATTATCTTACATGGGGGGCTGGTCCTACAGCTAATGCCAAATTCATCAATGTTGAATTGTGTCAAGTTACATCAACAGATGCCTTTGCTCGTTCAGTTGCTAACCAAGCATATTACACAGCTTCAAAATTAGTTCAATATAACTTGCCATTTACACCAGGCGTTACAGTTATGTCACATAACGATGTAAGCAACAAATGGCATGAAACAAACCATACTGATCCAGTTGGCTATTTCGCCAAATGGGGTTACAGCATGAACCAATTCTATGATCTAGTTGGTAAGTATTACAACCAATTGAAGGGTAATACTAATTCAGGTAGTGACAATGCTAATGCAGGCGATTCTAGTGTTGGTAACAAGAGTGTTATTCGTGTTAATAACACAAATGGAAGTTATGTACCACTTGTTGCTTTCCAAAATGATGGTAGTGTAAAGAACATTACTAACCGTGCTTTGGCAAATAATACTCCATGGCAAACTGACCAAGTTAAGGAATATAACGGCGTACAATATCGTCGTGTTGCTACAAACGAATGGGTTGATAATAGCTTCGTTACAGGTAACAAATAA
- a CDS encoding YdcF family protein, which produces MNFLLMVIVTIIEALVFYRIRFVYSRQPMGAIALSGTIVLTFYLLAKFSINKYVRAFTFSLATIDMILLVIMLFYMWQMDRNLKQRQTIQSTDFLLVLGNKCTSSRVPPILMSRLDKALELYKGFVVKPKIIVSGGRSTSNISSEAEMMRHYLLDAGVSDSMIITETQSRNTIQNLSFSAIKIHDIWHKNNRPRVIIVTSDYHLPRTKYYAKRLGLKVNFAAARTVKMLMWPEMFREFTAILWYNRYSLCTILGMDILFSLSMCL; this is translated from the coding sequence ATGAATTTTTTATTGATGGTCATCGTTACGATCATTGAAGCACTTGTGTTTTATCGCATCAGATTTGTTTATAGTCGGCAACCGATGGGGGCAATTGCACTGTCAGGCACGATTGTTTTGACGTTTTATCTGCTGGCTAAGTTTTCCATCAATAAGTATGTTCGTGCGTTTACATTTAGTTTGGCAACGATTGATATGATTCTTTTGGTCATAATGTTGTTTTATATGTGGCAAATGGATCGTAATTTAAAACAAAGGCAGACGATTCAATCAACTGATTTTTTGTTAGTTTTGGGGAATAAATGTACTAGTTCACGAGTGCCACCGATATTAATGTCTCGCTTGGATAAGGCTTTAGAATTGTATAAAGGTTTTGTTGTTAAACCCAAGATTATCGTTAGTGGCGGCAGAAGTACATCAAATATTTCGTCAGAAGCCGAAATGATGCGGCATTATTTATTAGATGCTGGAGTTTCCGATTCGATGATAATTACTGAGACCCAATCAAGAAATACGATTCAAAATTTAAGTTTCTCAGCTATAAAAATTCACGATATTTGGCATAAAAATAATCGCCCACGCGTTATCATAGTTACAAGCGATTATCATTTGCCAAGAACAAAGTATTATGCAAAAAGATTGGGATTGAAAGTCAACTTTGCGGCAGCTCGAACGGTCAAGATGTTAATGTGGCCTGAAATGTTCCGCGAGTTTACTGCCATTCTTTGGTACAACCGATATTCACTTTGCACAATTTTGGGAATGGATATCTTATTTTCGTTAAGTATGTGTCTATGA
- a CDS encoding AI-2E family transporter: MSFYDKFVENKRLRRFFLLLIVIALFYLFRGMMSLFLLTFTFTFLSVQLVRAVQKHFPKVRPVWVIVPVYLVIVALLIFVIANYVPQLISQTVKMFNSLQKFYESKEVRSNPYLNVMYNYLQQINLDNQIKVAITQVVNYISSVGAVGFNIVISFLLSFFYTSQVEQMNAFGRQFLDSKYSWLFSDLFYYGKKFVNTFGVVLEAQLMIAVVNTALTTITLLFMKMPGIIALSAMVFILSLIPVAGVIISLIPLSFVAYSVGGIRYVIYIIIMIVVIHMIETYFLNPQFMSSMTHLPIFFTFVVLIVSEELLGTWGLIIGIPIFVFFLDILGVHSIGGNNKKRRIKLKKSL, from the coding sequence ATGAGTTTTTACGATAAGTTTGTCGAAAATAAACGTTTACGCAGATTCTTCTTGCTACTGATCGTGATTGCGTTATTTTATTTATTTCGCGGGATGATGAGTCTTTTCTTGTTGACGTTTACATTTACCTTTTTGTCAGTTCAGCTAGTTCGAGCTGTTCAAAAACATTTTCCAAAAGTACGTCCAGTTTGGGTGATTGTGCCAGTTTATTTAGTCATTGTCGCCTTGCTGATTTTCGTTATTGCAAATTATGTACCACAGTTGATCAGTCAAACGGTCAAGATGTTTAATTCGTTACAGAAGTTCTATGAGAGTAAAGAAGTCCGTTCCAATCCTTATTTGAACGTGATGTATAACTATTTGCAACAGATCAATTTGGATAATCAAATCAAGGTTGCGATTACGCAAGTAGTTAATTACATCAGTAGTGTCGGTGCAGTTGGCTTTAACATTGTTATCTCATTTCTGTTGAGTTTCTTCTATACTAGTCAAGTTGAACAAATGAATGCCTTCGGACGTCAGTTCTTGGATAGTAAATATAGTTGGTTATTTTCTGATTTGTTCTATTATGGTAAGAAATTTGTTAATACCTTCGGAGTTGTTTTGGAAGCACAATTGATGATTGCGGTCGTTAATACAGCTTTAACAACGATTACCTTACTATTTATGAAGATGCCCGGAATTATCGCCTTATCAGCCATGGTCTTCATCTTGTCCTTGATACCAGTGGCCGGAGTGATTATTTCCTTGATACCACTAAGTTTTGTGGCATATTCAGTCGGCGGGATTCGTTATGTGATTTATATCATCATCATGATTGTGGTTATTCATATGATTGAAACATATTTCTTGAATCCACAATTCATGTCCAGCATGACCCATTTACCGATTTTCTTCACCTTCGTTGTCTTGATTGTATCAGAAGAATTATTAGGAACATGGGGCTTGATCATCGGTATTCCAATCTTTGTCTTCTTCCTAGATATCTTGGGAGTGCATTCGATTGGTGGCAATAATAAAAAACGCCGAATAAAATTAAAGAAATCGTTATAA
- a CDS encoding 2,3-diphosphoglycerate-dependent phosphoglycerate mutase has protein sequence MAKLVFIRHGQSEWNLSNQFTGWVDVDLSEEGVKQAQNAGKLLKEAGIQFDQAYTSVLTRAIKTLHYALEGCDQLWIPETKTWRLNERHYGALQGLNKAETAEKYGDEQVHIWRRSYDTLPPLLKATDEGSAANDRRYANLDPRIIPGGENLKVTLERVIPFWEDEIAPKLLDGKNVIIAAHGNSLRALTKYIENISDADIMDVEMATGEPVVYDLDDKLQVVSKKKLN, from the coding sequence ATGGCAAAATTAGTTTTCATTCGTCACGGACAAAGTGAATGGAATTTATCAAATCAATTCACTGGTTGGGTTGATGTTGACCTTAGTGAAGAAGGTGTAAAGCAAGCTCAAAACGCTGGTAAACTTCTTAAAGAAGCTGGCATCCAATTTGACCAAGCTTACACATCAGTATTGACACGTGCTATCAAGACATTGCACTATGCTCTTGAAGGCTGTGACCAACTATGGATTCCTGAAACAAAGACATGGAGACTTAACGAACGTCACTATGGCGCACTTCAAGGTCTAAACAAAGCTGAAACAGCTGAAAAATATGGTGACGAACAAGTTCACATCTGGAGACGTTCATACGATACATTGCCTCCACTATTGAAAGCTACTGACGAAGGTTCGGCAGCTAACGATCGTCGTTACGCAAACTTGGACCCAAGAATTATTCCTGGTGGCGAAAACCTTAAAGTTACTTTGGAACGTGTAATTCCATTCTGGGAAGATGAAATCGCTCCTAAGCTATTAGATGGCAAGAACGTAATCATCGCTGCCCATGGTAACTCACTACGTGCTTTGACTAAGTATATTGAAAACATCTCTGATGCTGACATCATGGACGTTGAAATGGCTACTGGTGAACCAGTTGTTTATGACTTGGATGACAAGCTACAAGTTGTAAGTAAGAAGAAGCTTAACTAA
- a CDS encoding type II toxin-antitoxin system mRNA interferase toxin, RelE/StbE family: MTKLLESEEYDIPKEQYNDHQLRHQAKGIRDVHIADDLVTVYYRIIGETITMLDVGPHSKIFRHKRRF, encoded by the coding sequence ATTACCAAACTACTTGAATCTGAAGAATATGACATTCCAAAAGAACAATACAATGATCATCAATTAAGGCATCAAGCAAAAGGTATTAGAGATGTTCATATTGCCGATGATTTAGTCACTGTATACTATCGGATTATCGGAGAAACCATCACCATGTTAGATGTTGGACCACACAGTAAAATTTTTCGCCACAAACGTCGATTTTAA